In one window of Onychomys torridus chromosome 7, mOncTor1.1, whole genome shotgun sequence DNA:
- the Tnfaip8l3 gene encoding tumor necrosis factor alpha-induced protein 8-like protein 3 — MDSDSGEQSEGEPVTAAGPNVFSSKSLALQAQKKILSKIASKTVANMLIDDTSSEIFDELYKVTEEHTHNKKEAHKIMKDAIKVAIKIGILYRNKQFSQEEVVIVEKLRKKLNQTAMTMVSFYEVDYTFDTNVLSKLLHECQDLVHELVQRHLTPRSHGRINHVFNHFADAEFLSILYGPHGNCRPNLKRICEGINKLLDEKIL, encoded by the coding sequence GTCCTAATGTGTTTAGCTCAAAGAGTCTTGCCCTTCAAGCCCAGAAGAAGATTCTGAGCAAAATAGCCAGCAAGACTGTAGCCAACATGCTGATTGATGACACCAGCAGTGAAATCTTTGATGAGCTGTACAAAGTCACCGAAGAGCACACCCATAACAAGAAGGAGGCCCACAAGATCATGAAAGATGCAATCAAGGTGGCCATCAAAATCGGCATCCTCTACCGGAACAAACAGTTCAGTCAAGAGGAGGTTGTAATTGTGGAGAAACTCCGGAAGAAGCTGAACCAGACTGCTATGACCATGGTCAGTTTCTATGAAGTAGACTACACCTTCGACACAAACGTGCTCTCTAAGCTGCTGCATGAGTGCCAGGACCTGGTCCATGAGCTGGTTCAGCGACATTTGACACCCAGAAGCCATGGACGCATCAACCATGTCTTCAACCACTTTGCAGATGCGGAGTTCCTTTCTATTCTCTATGGTCCGCATGGAAACTGCAGGCCCAATCTCAAGAGGATTTGTGAAGGAATCAATAAACTGTTGGATGAGAAGATCCTCTGA